TCCCGAGGGAGCCGGGTAAACGGTGCTCAGGTATATGTCCAGCTGTAACAGGAAACCCTGGCACCGTGccgccgtcccatcatactccctgggaAGGTCGAGACGCATCCCACTGGGACCGGATGCAGGAGGGACGAGTAGTGGTAACCCCGGTTGTGCTGTTGGGGGCGCTGGAGGGACGAGTAGTGGTAACCACTGTTGTGCTGGTGGGGGCGTTGGAGGaactgtctctcccagcggtccatggtcTGCACGACGTGGTCCATCGCGACGCCAAGATGTTGGATCATCGTCGCTTgctcctggacgcgctcctcTATCCACATACCAGGGGCACCTGCTTCTGCTGACTCCATGTAGATGGTGTGGTATTCTGTAGGGGGTGCGtatctggtggcagggaagtcagatgcaggagagcagaacttgataatagccggagcagtttaatagttAAACCAACAGCATAGTATGGGCACAATAACCCGACTCGCACCagtaaaacaaaatgtgcacaagcacttacaataaacaataccacacaaagacatggggggaacagagggttaaatacacaacacataatgagggaaatgagaaccaggtgtgtgggaaaacgagacaaaacaaatggaaaatgaaaaatggatcggcgatggctagaagaccggcgacgtcgacctccgaacaccgcccgaacaaggagaggcatcaacatcggcagaagtcgtgacaacaaCAAGCCTCAAGGAAAGAATGTGTGCTCGAACAGCCGAAGAATAAAACTGCTGAAAGCTACTTAACACCAAAATATTGTTATAATATATGCGCAAAATTGTTCCATTGGGAAGTCTACAGTAAACTTTAGCCAACCTCGTGTGTGCAGGTCGGATGTGTTCTAGCCTGCCTTAGTCACATCACCAATCTGGACTGAAAATCAGTGCTTAAGCAGCTAAGTTATCTGTTTCTCTGCTGTCACTGGCTGCCCTCTTCCCAGAAGGCCTGATGTTATCAAAAAGCTGCTGCTGCTTTCATTTCCTGGCAGTGTTATCATGGCCACATCAACTGAAGGATACAAACACATATTGATGGGGGAGTAgtatggttgtgtagtgtgtatCGTAGCCCAGTGTGTGCTTATGAGACTCCCTGTGTTTCTTCCACAGTGCATCACTAATGCAGCCCGGGACCAGGGCATCCCCTCCTCCATGCACATGCCTGACAAGGTATTGAACTTCGTCAAGGACCACTTCTTGATGGACAGTGTGATCCGCAGCCAGCCACTCCTGCTGAAACGCAGTGTCCGCTACACCCAGATAGCTGTCCACCGTGTCCAAGCCATCCACAAACACTACAATGTGCTCTTCATTGGAACAGGTTCTGTAAACAGGCTCAGCTGACAGAACTTCTCCCCCTTTCATGTTCTGTATGACAGGCAGAGCTATAGCAGACATTAACCATCTACTGTTCTGTCATATGTCTCTGGCAGATGACGGGAGACTCCACAAAGCCATTAATGTCAACAACAAGATGCACATCATTGAGGAGATGGTGCTCTTCACTGACCCCCAGCCTGTAGAACACATAGAACTGGAGTCTGAGAAGGTACAGTACAGAGTGTAGAGTGAGAACTCTGTTTATTTCTGAAGCATGTCCTCATAGTGGTAGTAATATTGAGCTCACTAAATGTCAGCACTATCAGCTTAGGGGTCCCATGAGCCGTGAAGAGAGCCGGAGCCTGAAGGGGAGCTCAGCTCACGTTCATTGGGATAATTGCATGCAACTTCCTCTCAGGGGATCTGAAAACAGATGGGTTGTAAACGGCGTGTGACCCATCATGAATCTTGTCCCGTGTTACTCTGTGCTGTTACTCTGTGCTGTTACTCTGTCCTGTTACCCTGTGATGTTACTCTGTGCTGTTAGTCTGTGATGTTAGTCTGTGCTGTTACTCCAGCATTGGGTTCGTAGAGGGGATGGTGTTGATACTATATTAGAGAGGGTTAACTGTATGTGAATACATGACCTAGGGCTATTCCTCCCTggcatctgactgactgactggtctctCTACAGGGCCTGCTGTTTGTGTCCTCCTACTCTGGCCTGGTGGAGGTCCCTGTGGCTAACTGCTCCAACTACCAGAGCTGTGGAGAGTGTGTCCTGTCCAGAGACCCTTACTGTGCCTGGACAGGGAGGCAGTGCCTGGATGTCAGGCTGGCTCCACCAGATAGGTATGTTTCATCCAGACCACCAACCATTATACTTTACATTTCCATGGTCCACTCAGAGAGATGTATTGGCATGTAAGAGATAGGTATAAACTATTTTGATGCTAAGCTCTCATAATGACTGACAACTTTCCAGAACATCTGACTACACAAAAGAAAAAGTGACAATACAGGACAATGCTCAATGCTGTTTGCTTACATGCTATATGTGCAGACTAACACTGTCAAGACCATCTATGTGTAGATTGATAGTGCCAGTTAGAGCTGTTCTGAGACACCCATTTCTCTGATTTACTGTTGTCTGTTTTCTCAGCCACTGGCAGCAGGATGTGGACGAGGCAGACACATCAGTTATCTGCAACAAGACACAGCCCAGCCCTCGCTTTGTTAAACCCCCACCCACACGTAAGTACGGTACCATACCATCTGCTCCTGCTGGACTAAATCCTTTCGGCTCTATACTGTACCACTGTGCTCTACTCTGGGACTgctgcatttaaattaacatttTGCTGACAATTTTATTCCAATATTCCCTTAACATCATTATTCGTACCCAGCTCATTTAATTTATTCCTTCTCAGCGCACTCCTACTCAGCTACCACAGTAATATAATAATGCAGTTTGTTCAAACTACCTGGGATGGACTTTCTTTCacaaatgaaaaatgaaaaagcCCTTCCTTTTGTTGTCTGCAGGGATGTCTTCATGCCAGGTGATAATGATCCCAGCCAACACGTTCAAAGTGCTGCCCTGTAAGCTGCGCTCCAACCTGGCTGAGAGAAAGTGGGAGTACAGTGAGGGTGCAGGTCACTTCCTGTACCCCAGTCCTGAGGGAGGTCTAGTGGTGGTGGCCCAGGCTGACAGACAGGAAACCTATGAGTGCTGGTCAGTGGAGGAGGGCTTCAGGCAGCTCCTGGCCAACTACTGTGTGAGAGGTGAGGCCAGACAGGAGAGCACCACCCTGATCGGCCGCTCACGCACCCCTCTGGTCCCCCAGGAGGAGCCAATCATGCTACCCGGAGAGACCCGCTCTCCACAGATCAACACCAAGACCTACTGGAACGAGCTGATCGTAGTGTGTGCCCTGCTGGGCTTCTCCCTGGTGGTCTTCTCCCTGTTTGTGGTCTACAGGAACCGTGACCGCATGAAGTCCATGCTGAAGGAGGGTGAGTGTCCTAACATGCAGCAGAAGAAACCCAGGATAGTGGGGAAGCCTGCAGAAAACGTGCCTCTGAATGGCAACAGCACAGTTCCAGCATCTGTGTCAGACCACAAGGGTTACCAGACCCTCAATGACAACTACATCTGCAACACGCCGTCACATGAATGCTCATCACCAGACAACAGCAAGAGCTTCTCAGAGTCAGAGAAGAGGCCTCTAAACTTGAAGGAGAGCACTGTCGAGATCTCGCACACCTGCCCGCGGCCTCGGGTGAGACTGGGCTCAGAGATCAAAGACTCCATTGTGTGAGGACAGCTTTGATCAACTTGAGCAGGAGATAAAACTGTTATGCAGAGTGACTAACTTTGAACTGTAAGGAAAGAGGGGACTATAAgtgaaagaaaagaaaaacactaAAGGAGGGAACACTGAAAACCGCCAACCTCTTCTCGAAGAGGGACATTTCATTACACTGATTTTGCACATTTGTCTTTTTCATTTTGTCCCTGTAGTCAGTTCTCATTTCCTTGTTTAGTGACTCTTCTTTCTCTAGTGCATCTGAAGCACAATGAAGAGAAGCTGATACAGATTGCCTTCAGACTATTGAAGCTGTGGAATTATGCTCATGGTGGGTGTAGGACACATACAGCTGATATTGTCCTTCTGTAACAATTTCTATATGGTTTAGTCATGTTTGTATGCTTTGACACTCAATCCATCCAATTACTCTGTTGGCATTGCATTGAAAGTAGAGAGATACTCTATGGGTCAAGAACTGACCCTTAACTCTCCCACCTACATCCATAAGCATGGGCTTAGCCCTGCACTGAGACAGACTCAGGATAGCAGTGGAATAAATAACCTCGTATTCAAACAGTAGATCATTAGGCCTATGACTTAGTTAGAACAGcaattttttaaacctttatttaactagggaagtcagttaagaacaaa
This genomic stretch from Salvelinus alpinus chromosome 15, SLU_Salpinus.1, whole genome shotgun sequence harbors:
- the LOC139539951 gene encoding semaphorin-4B-like; translation: MWTISMVQLCFPAFTLLLAYAFVQAAATEDDVTPRLSFTYNAKERSAKRFSVDGVFNYTSLLLSKEDNMLYVGAREELFALNLSDISRVKLQRNLTWSTPKMKRDECSFKGKDLQTDCFNYIKILLRVNSTHLYVCGTYAFSPICAYINTADFTLVRSQTGEIVTEDGRSRCPFNPEYKSTAIIADGELYAGTVSNFQGNEPIIYKSLGQGAALKTENSLNWLQDPAFVGSAYIQESLPEGNPVGHDDKIYFFFSEAGKEFDFFDKTIVSRIARVCKGDKGGERVLQKKWTTFLKAQLLCSLPDDGFPFNIIQDMFVLTPSPEDWKNTVFYGVFTSQWYKGASGSSAVCAFTMDQVEKAFNGRYREVNRETQQWYTYNHPVPEPRPGTCITNAARDQGIPSSMHMPDKVLNFVKDHFLMDSVIRSQPLLLKRSVRYTQIAVHRVQAIHKHYNVLFIGTDDGRLHKAINVNNKMHIIEEMVLFTDPQPVEHIELESEKGLLFVSSYSGLVEVPVANCSNYQSCGECVLSRDPYCAWTGRQCLDVRLAPPDSHWQQDVDEADTSVICNKTQPSPRFVKPPPTRMSSCQVIMIPANTFKVLPCKLRSNLAERKWEYSEGAGHFLYPSPEGGLVVVAQADRQETYECWSVEEGFRQLLANYCVRGEARQESTTLIGRSRTPLVPQEEPIMLPGETRSPQINTKTYWNELIVVCALLGFSLVVFSLFVVYRNRDRMKSMLKEGECPNMQQKKPRIVGKPAENVPLNGNSTVPASVSDHKGYQTLNDNYICNTPSHECSSPDNSKSFSESEKRPLNLKESTVEISHTCPRPRVRLGSEIKDSIV